One Faecalispora anaeroviscerum genomic window carries:
- a CDS encoding aspartate carbamoyltransferase regulatory subunit — protein MLNIDSLEHGIVIDHIHAGSGMQIYHLLGLDSLDCSVAIIKNAKSNKFGKKDIIKIEGKTDLNLDILGVIDHNITINVIDMGKIVEKRSFELPKQVTNVIRCKNPRCISNAEEGVDHIFQLCNENSQLYRCIYCEQEFQK, from the coding sequence ATGCTAAATATCGACAGCCTGGAACACGGAATCGTCATCGACCACATTCACGCGGGCTCCGGAATGCAAATCTATCATCTGCTCGGGCTCGATTCACTTGATTGCAGCGTGGCAATCATTAAAAACGCCAAGAGCAACAAATTTGGCAAAAAGGATATTATCAAGATTGAGGGAAAAACCGATCTGAATCTTGACATTCTGGGGGTAATAGACCATAATATTACCATCAATGTAATTGATATGGGGAAAATAGTGGAAAAAAGAAGCTTTGAGCTTCCAAAGCAGGTAACAAATGTGATCCGCTGCAAAAATCCTCGCTGCATCAGCAATGCGGAGGAGGGTGTCGATCATATTTTTCAGCTTTGCAACGAAAATTCGCAGCTTTACCGCTGCATATACTGTGAACAGGAGTTTCAAAAATGA
- a CDS encoding inorganic diphosphatase: MNIWHDVSPKRINPNDFLAVIEIPKGSKKKYELDKETGLIILDRILYTSTHYPANYGFIPRTYGDDLDPLDVLVLCSEPLEPHTLVRCFPIGVISMLDGGRNDEKIIAIPFNDPTYNQYQDINDLPTHIFDEMSHFFRVYKELENKETAVKEVSGREEALRIIQVALDSYVENFCK, encoded by the coding sequence ATGAATATTTGGCATGATGTTTCACCGAAAAGGATCAACCCCAACGACTTTCTCGCGGTAATCGAAATTCCCAAGGGAAGCAAGAAAAAGTATGAGCTCGACAAAGAGACCGGTCTGATCATTCTGGATCGCATTCTGTATACCTCTACGCACTACCCGGCCAACTACGGCTTTATCCCCAGAACCTATGGCGATGACCTTGACCCGCTGGACGTTCTGGTGCTTTGCTCTGAACCGCTGGAGCCCCATACTCTGGTACGCTGCTTTCCCATCGGCGTGATCTCGATGCTCGACGGCGGCCGCAATGACGAAAAGATTATTGCAATTCCGTTCAATGATCCGACCTACAATCAGTATCAGGACATTAACGACCTGCCGACCCATATTTTTGACGAGATGTCTCATTTCTTCCGGGTTTATAAAGAGCTTGAAAACAAAGAGACCGCCGTTAAAGAAGTCAGCGGCCGCGAAGAAGCCCTGCGGATTATTCAGGTTGCGTTGGACAGCTACGTAGAAAATTTTTGCAAATAA
- a CDS encoding YhfC family glutamic-type intramembrane protease: MPDSPTMQSGRTFRKYLWWFLLGAACFSLSQPLLRIPLLGLVNHSVWFTMFSMLHPVPAVVAIGLSAGVFEEGFRFLCKRFLLRPAKCTMVQPLLFGLGHGGTEACLILIPLLLQGYAFWELQMALMERALAMLLHLSLTVVVWNGFQTGRRFRYLAAAIVLHGLVDSVLPLLAQRGMQVAFVELIFAGMVLCVGAYAIASRRLYLQGGTENEEKNEVL, encoded by the coding sequence ATGCCGGATTCACCGACCATGCAAAGCGGCCGTACATTCAGAAAATACCTGTGGTGGTTTCTGTTGGGCGCCGCCTGCTTTTCTCTATCACAGCCGCTATTGCGCATTCCGTTGCTGGGGCTGGTGAATCACAGCGTATGGTTTACCATGTTCAGTATGCTGCACCCGGTGCCGGCCGTGGTTGCCATCGGCCTTTCCGCCGGGGTATTTGAAGAGGGCTTTCGCTTTTTGTGTAAGCGCTTTTTACTGCGCCCGGCAAAATGCACCATGGTGCAGCCGCTGCTGTTTGGTCTTGGGCACGGCGGCACAGAAGCCTGCCTGATCCTGATCCCCCTGCTTTTACAGGGGTACGCCTTCTGGGAGTTGCAGATGGCGCTGATGGAACGTGCGCTGGCGATGCTGCTGCACCTTTCGCTGACAGTGGTTGTATGGAACGGCTTTCAGACAGGGCGTCGGTTCCGTTATCTGGCGGCCGCCATTGTTCTGCACGGCCTGGTGGATTCCGTTCTGCCGCTGCTCGCACAGCGCGGCATGCAGGTGGCGTTTGTAGAACTGATCTTTGCCGGAATGGTCTTATGCGTGGGTGCCTACGCGATTGCTTCCCGACGGCTTTATTTGCAAGGAGGAACAGAGAATGAAGAAAAAAACGAGGTACTTTAA
- a CDS encoding DUF3887 domain-containing protein has protein sequence MKKKTRYFKKIFALGTMLVLCLALLTACNAGQKKLSTDFDQDKVKEAASKVITAVNEQDGDALRKISDDTMKSALTDDALAAVYKTIGEGGAFQEIKDVNIAGATDKDTKVEYAVAVARAQYEKKAFIYTISFTKDMKLAGLYYK, from the coding sequence ATGAAGAAAAAAACGAGGTACTTTAAAAAGATTTTTGCTTTGGGAACCATGCTTGTGTTGTGCCTGGCACTTCTCACCGCATGCAATGCCGGGCAGAAAAAGCTCTCTACCGATTTTGATCAGGATAAAGTCAAGGAAGCCGCCTCAAAGGTGATCACCGCGGTCAATGAGCAGGACGGAGATGCCCTGCGGAAGATCAGCGACGACACGATGAAGTCCGCGCTGACGGATGACGCGCTCGCCGCGGTATACAAGACGATTGGTGAGGGCGGCGCGTTTCAGGAGATTAAGGATGTCAATATTGCCGGTGCTACGGATAAAGACACCAAGGTGGAGTACGCGGTGGCCGTGGCCAGAGCGCAGTACGAGAAGAAGGCCTTTATCTATACCATTTCTTTTACAAAGGACATGAAGCTGGCGGGCTTGTACTATAAGTAA
- a CDS encoding O-acetylhomoserine aminocarboxypropyltransferase/cysteine synthase family protein: MSNEKKHEWKFETIQLHAGQEQPDPASDARAVPIYQTTSYVFRNSKHAADRFGLADAGNIYGRLTNSTQDVFEKRIAALEGGIGALALSSGAAAITYSILNLAQAGDHIVSAKTIYGGTYNLLAHTLPQYGITTTFVDPDVEGSFEAAIQDNTKALFIESLGNPNSNIIHVEEVAEIAHKHGIPLLIDSTFTPPSQFRPIEHGADIVIHSATKFIGGHGTTLGGVIVDSGKFDWAASGKFPGLTEPTPSYHGLSFARDVGAAAFILRARAILLRDTGASISPFNAFLLLQGLETLSLRVERHVENALKVVDFLSKHPKVEHINHPSLPDSPYHTLYEQYFPNGAGSIFTFEVKGGQEEAQKFIDNLQIFSLLANVADVKSLVIHPASTTHSQLSAEELLDQGIKPNTVRLSIGTEHIDDIIYDLQQAFDAI, encoded by the coding sequence ATGAGCAACGAGAAAAAACATGAATGGAAATTTGAAACAATTCAGCTACATGCCGGTCAGGAGCAGCCTGACCCCGCTTCTGACGCAAGAGCCGTGCCAATTTATCAAACAACCTCTTACGTATTCAGAAACAGCAAGCATGCCGCAGATCGATTTGGATTGGCGGATGCCGGAAATATTTACGGCCGCCTGACAAACAGCACACAGGATGTGTTTGAGAAAAGAATTGCCGCATTGGAAGGCGGTATTGGCGCGCTGGCTTTGTCGTCCGGTGCGGCGGCGATCACCTACTCGATTCTGAATCTTGCCCAGGCGGGCGATCATATTGTTTCGGCCAAAACCATTTACGGCGGTACTTACAATCTGCTGGCCCACACCCTGCCGCAGTACGGCATTACCACCACCTTTGTAGACCCGGATGTGGAAGGCAGCTTTGAGGCGGCCATTCAGGACAACACCAAGGCACTGTTTATCGAAAGCCTTGGCAATCCCAACTCCAACATCATCCATGTGGAAGAAGTCGCCGAAATCGCCCATAAACACGGCATTCCGCTCCTGATTGACAGCACCTTTACCCCGCCCAGCCAGTTCCGCCCCATTGAGCATGGCGCAGACATTGTAATTCACTCCGCCACCAAATTTATCGGCGGGCACGGCACTACACTCGGCGGTGTGATTGTGGATTCCGGCAAATTCGATTGGGCGGCCTCCGGGAAATTCCCGGGACTGACCGAACCGACCCCCAGCTACCATGGCCTGAGCTTTGCACGCGATGTGGGAGCCGCCGCCTTCATTCTGAGGGCACGCGCGATTCTTCTGCGCGACACTGGAGCCAGCATCTCCCCATTCAACGCCTTCCTGCTGCTGCAGGGTCTTGAAACCCTCTCCTTGCGCGTCGAGCGCCATGTGGAGAACGCCTTGAAGGTTGTGGATTTTCTGAGCAAGCACCCCAAAGTAGAACACATCAACCATCCCTCTCTGCCCGACAGCCCATACCATACGCTGTATGAGCAGTATTTTCCGAACGGTGCCGGCTCTATTTTCACCTTTGAAGTGAAGGGCGGCCAGGAAGAGGCGCAGAAATTCATTGATAATCTCCAAATTTTTTCTTTGCTGGCCAATGTGGCAGACGTGAAGTCACTGGTCATCCACCCGGCTTCGACCACCCACTCACAGCTTTCGGCGGAAGAGCTGCTGGATCAGGGGATCAAGCCCAACACCGTTCGCCTCTCAATCGGCACCGAGCATATCGACGATATTATTTACGATTTGCAGCAGGCCTTTGACGCGATCTAA
- a CDS encoding putative ABC transporter permease — MQTFVTLTLLFSAYSMIGWLCESIYCSIPQKRWINRGFLNGPFCPIYGFGALLILAALSPLLGVFEFPWELIILFFAAMLLTSLLEYATSVLLERLFHTSWWDYSNHKYQIHGRVCLTNSLLFGVMSTFVLEVLHPLVSLLLGAIPRIVSFPLAGGLFVYFLLDGTATTIGILRMNGRLAQLQTILDEIRERTTTAAETNLAGLEHSLDGLRDKADEFKSETLLSLRQTLEELREKTDDARAESIERLRNSILDFVNDENRVRLRILRDKQEYLESQTHPMHRRIMEAFPHMRSIQSPESLQRFRQVAAAAGKKMRGSNNEPNNEKEEIQNFSEKH; from the coding sequence ATGCAGACCTTTGTCACCCTGACACTTCTTTTTTCCGCATATAGCATGATCGGCTGGCTGTGCGAGAGTATTTATTGCTCCATCCCACAAAAACGCTGGATTAACCGGGGCTTTTTAAACGGCCCATTCTGTCCCATATACGGTTTTGGCGCGCTGCTGATTCTGGCCGCGCTTTCTCCTCTTCTGGGGGTTTTCGAGTTCCCATGGGAACTCATTATCCTGTTTTTCGCCGCAATGCTGCTGACCTCGCTGTTGGAGTATGCCACCAGCGTCCTTCTGGAGCGGTTGTTCCACACCTCATGGTGGGATTACTCGAACCACAAATACCAGATTCACGGCCGGGTCTGCCTGACCAATTCGCTGCTGTTCGGGGTGATGTCTACCTTTGTACTTGAGGTGCTGCACCCGCTGGTCAGTTTGCTTTTGGGCGCGATTCCGCGCATTGTCTCCTTCCCACTGGCCGGCGGGCTGTTCGTTTACTTTCTCTTAGACGGCACCGCCACTACCATCGGCATTCTGCGCATGAACGGAAGACTGGCCCAGCTGCAAACGATACTGGATGAGATCCGCGAGCGCACCACTACCGCGGCCGAAACCAACCTGGCCGGGCTGGAGCATTCGCTGGACGGGCTGCGCGACAAGGCAGATGAATTTAAATCCGAAACACTGCTCAGTTTGCGCCAGACTCTGGAAGAGCTGCGCGAGAAAACGGACGATGCCCGCGCGGAAAGCATAGAGCGCCTGCGCAATTCAATCCTGGATTTTGTCAACGACGAAAATCGGGTTCGCCTGCGCATTCTGCGGGACAAGCAGGAATACCTGGAATCGCAAACTCACCCCATGCACCGCAGAATTATGGAGGCTTTTCCCCATATGCGTTCGATTCAAAGCCCGGAATCGCTGCAGCGTTTTCGCCAGGTCGCCGCAGCCGCCGGCAAAAAAATGCGCGGCTCCAACAACGAACCCAACAATGAAAAAGAAGAAATACAAAATTTTTCAGAAAAGCATTGA
- a CDS encoding oligosaccharide flippase family protein: MNKRVFLINTLILTAGSLFMRMLNIGFRVFISDRIGAAGLGLYQLIFSVFILAITISTSGISLAVTRLVAEAMAKDDPGYAKGAVRKGIACSLTLSLAAMAALIFLAQPIAEVLLNEPAAARPLQMLAPGLPFMAISASLRGYFIAMRKALRPATAEILEQLATIGITVALFAMLAPQTLEGACLILMLGSTAGEMASCLYNCILYLWDVRRLRRHHSRGKGALWGILRIALPSMTGYTARNILSAVENLLIPTGLRKNGSDALSAMAQYGVIQGMVMPVLFFPAALLSALAALLVPEMAEANASGKSRTIARATGRAMQMTLLFSFLIMGIFLGFSRDIGLTFYKNEQTGILLRILAPLVPLMYLDGIVDSILKGLDQQMSSLKYNLSDSTLRVVLIYSLIPVWGLKGYVAVVFFSTIFNASLSIHRLIKVAQVPIQMIDWVLKPLLCTALSVLLVTLLLRVSPLSLLVPYQCVILQVCVTPPLYAAFLFLCGSLGREDIRWVQSLTGRHSVAAPAAANAD; this comes from the coding sequence ATGAATAAACGTGTTTTTCTGATCAACACACTGATTCTGACCGCTGGTTCGCTTTTCATGCGGATGCTGAACATCGGCTTCCGGGTCTTTATTTCAGACCGTATCGGGGCGGCCGGGCTGGGGCTTTACCAGCTGATTTTTTCTGTCTTCATCCTGGCGATCACGATTTCCACCTCGGGCATCAGTCTGGCTGTCACGCGGCTGGTGGCCGAGGCCATGGCCAAGGACGACCCGGGCTACGCCAAGGGCGCGGTGCGAAAGGGAATCGCCTGCTCCCTTACACTGAGCCTTGCCGCCATGGCGGCGCTGATTTTTCTCGCACAGCCGATTGCGGAGGTACTGCTGAACGAGCCGGCTGCCGCCCGCCCGCTGCAGATGCTCGCGCCCGGGCTGCCCTTTATGGCGATTTCGGCCAGCCTGCGCGGTTACTTTATCGCGATGCGCAAGGCCCTGCGCCCCGCCACGGCAGAAATACTGGAGCAGCTCGCGACCATCGGCATTACGGTGGCGCTGTTTGCCATGCTGGCCCCGCAGACGCTGGAGGGTGCGTGCCTGATTCTGATGCTGGGCTCCACCGCGGGAGAAATGGCCTCCTGCCTTTACAACTGCATTCTTTACCTGTGGGATGTACGCCGCCTGCGCCGCCACCACTCGCGCGGCAAGGGGGCTCTGTGGGGGATTCTGCGCATTGCCCTGCCCTCAATGACGGGCTATACTGCGCGGAATATTTTAAGCGCTGTGGAAAATCTGCTCATTCCCACCGGACTGCGGAAAAACGGCTCGGACGCGCTCAGCGCCATGGCGCAATACGGCGTGATTCAGGGAATGGTGATGCCGGTACTGTTTTTTCCAGCGGCACTGCTCTCCGCACTGGCGGCGCTTTTAGTGCCGGAAATGGCGGAGGCGAACGCCTCGGGGAAAAGCCGCACCATCGCCCGCGCCACAGGCCGCGCCATGCAAATGACCCTACTGTTCTCCTTTTTGATCATGGGGATTTTCCTCGGCTTTTCCCGGGACATCGGGCTGACCTTCTACAAAAACGAGCAGACGGGCATCCTGCTGCGCATTCTCGCGCCGCTGGTGCCTTTGATGTATTTGGACGGGATTGTGGACAGCATCCTCAAGGGGCTCGACCAGCAAATGAGCTCCCTGAAATACAACCTCTCCGATTCCACACTGCGCGTGGTGCTGATTTACTCGCTGATTCCCGTTTGGGGGCTAAAGGGCTATGTAGCCGTGGTGTTTTTCAGCACCATCTTTAACGCAAGCCTGAGCATTCACCGCCTAATTAAGGTGGCGCAGGTGCCGATTCAGATGATCGACTGGGTGTTAAAGCCCCTCTTATGCACAGCGCTTTCCGTTTTACTCGTCACTCTGCTGCTGCGGGTTTCTCCCCTGTCTTTACTTGTGCCGTACCAATGCGTCATCCTGCAGGTCTGCGTGACCCCACCGCTGTATGCCGCATTCCTGTTTTTGTGCGGCAGCCTTGGTCGTGAAGACATTCGCTGGGTACAGTCGCTGACCGGCCGGCACTCGGTCGCAGCCCCGGCCGCCGCAAATGCCGATTGA
- the prmA gene encoding 50S ribosomal protein L11 methyltransferase, with protein MEWTEVTITVPAESVDLAGDIAQMVVPYGIYIEDYSNLEQEAWEIAHIDLIDEDLLKKDRTKALVHVYIDPKENPSEAIAFLSERYRAEGIPFTINTGACLEEDWINNWKQYFKPMPVGKKLLIRPTWEDEYDAGDRAVLHLEPGVAFGTGTHETTRLCMELLEDYVTPGCEMLDVGCGSGILSIAALLLGAGTAIGVDIDEAGVRTAVENARINGMADRFTGIHGDLTDKVHGTFDVVAANIVADIIILLTGEIRQFLKPGAVYLISGIIDTREQDVLSVVEKKFEILQRREEKGWVAMALRSKE; from the coding sequence ATGGAATGGACAGAAGTGACAATTACCGTGCCGGCCGAGTCGGTGGATTTGGCGGGAGACATCGCTCAGATGGTGGTGCCCTACGGTATTTATATTGAAGATTACTCGAATCTGGAGCAGGAGGCTTGGGAGATTGCCCACATCGATCTGATCGATGAGGACCTGCTGAAAAAGGACCGCACCAAAGCGCTGGTGCATGTGTATATCGACCCGAAGGAGAACCCGTCGGAGGCGATTGCGTTTTTGAGCGAGCGCTATCGCGCAGAGGGGATTCCCTTTACCATTAATACCGGAGCCTGCCTGGAGGAGGACTGGATCAATAACTGGAAACAGTATTTTAAGCCGATGCCGGTTGGAAAAAAACTTTTGATTCGCCCTACGTGGGAGGATGAATACGACGCGGGCGACCGCGCCGTGCTTCATTTGGAGCCGGGCGTGGCGTTCGGTACCGGTACACACGAAACGACCCGCCTGTGCATGGAGCTGCTCGAGGACTATGTAACGCCCGGCTGTGAGATGCTCGACGTGGGCTGTGGAAGCGGAATTCTTTCCATCGCCGCGCTGCTGCTTGGCGCCGGTACTGCCATTGGAGTGGATATAGACGAAGCGGGCGTTCGCACCGCGGTGGAGAACGCGCGCATTAACGGCATGGCCGACCGCTTTACCGGGATTCACGGCGACCTGACGGACAAGGTGCATGGCACGTTCGATGTGGTTGCCGCGAACATCGTGGCAGATATTATTATCCTGCTGACCGGCGAAATTCGTCAGTTCTTAAAGCCGGGTGCGGTGTATCTCATCAGCGGAATTATTGATACACGCGAGCAGGATGTTCTTTCGGTGGTGGAGAAGAAGTTTGAAATCCTCCAGCGCCGCGAGGAAAAAGGCTGGGTGGCCATGGCGCTGCGGAGCAAAGAATAG